Proteins found in one Amycolatopsis aidingensis genomic segment:
- a CDS encoding DUF5988 family protein translates to MVAVAGVRVVLSGGPARLPQSVRVQEVNDLTEKVKIVFASGYEHFTDSGEMVEIDGDRLPVFEWCGRTMMAE, encoded by the coding sequence ATGGTCGCCGTGGCCGGTGTGCGAGTCGTGCTTTCGGGTGGTCCCGCGCGGTTGCCCCAGTCGGTGCGCGTGCAGGAGGTAAATGATCTGACCGAGAAGGTGAAGATTGTTTTCGCCTCTGGGTACGAGCACTTCACCGACAGTGGGGAAATGGTGGAAATCGACGGGGACCGGCTGCCCGTTTTCGAATGGTGTGGCCGGACGATGATGGCGGAGTGA
- a CDS encoding AAA family ATPase: protein MSAASVPPDHVAPLACRDTRLDPLEQRVRALAARRDSAAVTLTGQGGSGRTTLLERAARTAREHGLTVALARCTPAEAELPYGVVSQLAAQLRHRPAGRPSLDALSRGGPDGAAVAALCAEFLDLARHDPMVLAVDDAHWADPASRRWLRALAARLRQAPLLLVRTLAAGAVPADRYPPGIEQMLPMPTPAADAASMATGSGQGDRVVRAVDGLPPDALALLRAIAVAGDEVDPALPRALAPPRVLPAPAVLELLTSLGLVAGAGRPRPSTPAVRTHVLAAMPAAERDRLARRAADLAHRMALPDEQVAGLLLAAPPAGTGWGARLLRRVACSARRRGEPGHAAALLNRALRERPGAELRRDLLTELALIEAPRAPEAAARRLRQVLTEAGPEAALAPLVRAADLLQALGEGAAARQAIADACARRAPGAAGPLAAIGLLAAGDTVTGPVLPEHQLPAITDPQPDPVRAGVLAWRLALRGGGRARAAELAGTALYPAGGDRPFGPRIHACRALLYAEEPGEAVLGLEQVLREARGQGAALPAALALLERARCELVRGNLALVAEDLAAARAQLPPESWPPRVLPDLLAMQASLHLARDEVEEAERVLAAPLPAAAAEGIGWAHLQYTLGRLRMVLADPGAALPRFLECGRALLSRNCHNPAVSAWRSQAAAAQTAAGEHAAADRLVRTAVRLARRWGAPGTHGAVHLLAAGSGCAAQEGHLRAAVPLLRASAVAQPRVVALAESALTLIAAGDRRGATLALAAASPGAVPVPTGAHGSLSAQERRIAALAAAGWSTARIAGLLSLGGRTVEQRLTGVYRKLGLRGRAQLASTFHPVAMAG from the coding sequence GTGTCTGCCGCGTCGGTGCCACCGGACCATGTCGCCCCGCTTGCCTGCCGGGACACGCGGCTGGACCCGTTGGAGCAGCGGGTGCGCGCGCTGGCGGCCCGGCGCGATTCGGCCGCGGTCACCCTGACCGGCCAGGGCGGCAGCGGCCGGACCACGCTGCTCGAACGCGCCGCCCGCACGGCACGGGAGCACGGCCTGACCGTCGCCCTCGCGCGATGCACCCCGGCCGAGGCGGAACTGCCCTATGGGGTGGTTTCGCAGCTGGCGGCCCAGTTGCGGCACCGGCCCGCGGGGCGGCCGTCCCTGGATGCGCTGAGCCGAGGCGGGCCGGACGGCGCGGCGGTGGCGGCGCTGTGCGCGGAGTTCCTCGACCTCGCCCGGCATGATCCGATGGTGCTCGCGGTGGACGACGCGCACTGGGCCGATCCGGCTTCCCGCCGCTGGCTGCGCGCACTCGCCGCCCGCCTCCGGCAGGCACCGCTGTTGCTGGTGCGGACGCTCGCGGCGGGAGCGGTTCCGGCCGACCGGTACCCACCGGGGATCGAGCAGATGCTCCCGATGCCCACGCCCGCCGCTGATGCGGCGTCGATGGCGACCGGCTCCGGGCAGGGAGATCGGGTGGTGCGGGCCGTGGACGGGCTGCCGCCGGACGCGCTGGCCCTGCTGCGCGCCATCGCGGTCGCCGGGGACGAGGTCGATCCCGCGCTGCCGCGCGCCCTCGCGCCGCCCCGTGTCCTGCCCGCTCCGGCCGTGCTCGAGCTGCTGACGAGCCTCGGCCTGGTGGCTGGGGCAGGACGACCGCGACCGAGCACGCCCGCGGTACGTACCCACGTGCTGGCCGCGATGCCCGCGGCGGAACGGGATCGGCTGGCCCGCCGCGCGGCGGACCTGGCACACCGGATGGCCCTGCCGGACGAGCAGGTCGCCGGCCTGCTGCTGGCCGCGCCGCCCGCGGGCACCGGATGGGGCGCGCGGCTGCTGCGCCGGGTCGCCTGCTCGGCCAGGAGGCGGGGCGAACCCGGCCACGCGGCGGCGCTGCTGAACCGCGCGCTGCGCGAGCGGCCCGGTGCCGAGCTGCGCAGGGACCTGCTGACCGAGCTCGCACTGATCGAGGCGCCCCGCGCCCCTGAGGCCGCAGCCCGCAGGCTGCGGCAGGTGCTGACCGAGGCCGGACCGGAGGCCGCGCTCGCACCACTGGTGCGGGCCGCGGACCTGCTGCAGGCGCTGGGCGAGGGGGCGGCGGCCCGGCAGGCCATCGCGGACGCCTGCGCGCGCAGGGCCCCCGGCGCGGCCGGGCCGCTGGCCGCCATCGGCCTGCTGGCGGCGGGGGACACCGTCACCGGCCCGGTGCTGCCGGAGCACCAGCTGCCCGCAATCACGGACCCGCAGCCCGACCCGGTGCGAGCGGGTGTGCTCGCCTGGCGGCTGGCGCTGCGCGGCGGCGGGCGAGCCCGGGCAGCCGAACTGGCCGGGACCGCGCTGTACCCGGCTGGCGGGGACCGGCCGTTCGGACCGCGGATTCACGCCTGCCGGGCGTTGCTGTACGCCGAGGAACCGGGCGAGGCCGTGCTGGGGCTGGAGCAGGTGCTACGGGAGGCGCGCGGCCAGGGCGCCGCGCTGCCCGCGGCGCTCGCGCTGCTCGAGCGGGCCCGGTGCGAGCTCGTCCGCGGCAACCTCGCGCTGGTGGCCGAGGACCTGGCCGCGGCACGCGCCCAGCTGCCCCCGGAGTCCTGGCCGCCCAGGGTGCTGCCCGACCTGCTCGCCATGCAGGCGAGCCTGCACCTTGCCAGGGACGAGGTGGAGGAGGCCGAGCGGGTGCTGGCCGCGCCGCTGCCTGCCGCCGCGGCCGAGGGCATCGGCTGGGCACACCTGCAGTACACCCTTGGCAGGCTGCGGATGGTGCTGGCCGACCCTGGCGCGGCGCTGCCCCGGTTCCTGGAATGCGGGCGCGCGTTGCTGTCGCGGAACTGCCACAACCCGGCGGTGTCGGCATGGCGTTCCCAGGCTGCGGCCGCGCAGACCGCGGCAGGCGAGCACGCCGCGGCCGATCGGCTGGTGCGCACCGCGGTCCGGCTGGCCCGGCGCTGGGGCGCCCCTGGAACCCACGGCGCGGTGCACCTGCTCGCCGCGGGTTCCGGCTGTGCCGCCCAGGAGGGTCACCTGCGTGCGGCGGTACCGCTGCTGCGTGCCTCGGCGGTGGCCCAGCCCCGGGTGGTGGCGCTGGCCGAATCGGCGCTGACCCTGATCGCGGCGGGGGATCGGCGCGGCGCCACCCTCGCGCTGGCCGCCGCGAGCCCCGGCGCGGTGCCCGTGCCCACCGGCGCACACGGCTCGCTGTCGGCGCAGGAGCGGCGGATCGCCGCCCTCGCGGCGGCGGGCTGGTCCACCGCGCGGATCGCCGGGCTGCTCTCGCTCGGCGGCCGCACCGTGGAGCAACGGCTCACCGGTGTCTACCGCAAGCTCGGGCTGCGCGGCCGGGCGCAGCTCGCCTCCACCTTCCACCCGGTGGCGATGGCCGGGTGA
- a CDS encoding DeoR/GlpR family DNA-binding transcription regulator, with protein sequence MYAEERQQVILERARANGRVDVTALADEFTVTTETIRRDLTILERHGVLRRVHGGAIPVERLGFEPALATREGVMMTEKVRIAKAALAELPAEGSILLDAGSTTARLADELPNDRELTVVTHSVNIALSLAARPNLTLMLVGGRLRSRTLATVDAWALQALDATFVDVAFIATNGISAERGLTTPDAAEAMIKRAAIASSRRCVLLADHTKVGNDCFTRFAELKDIDTFITDSDVDPATLEEIANAGPRTITV encoded by the coding sequence GTGTATGCCGAGGAGCGGCAGCAGGTGATCCTCGAACGAGCCCGTGCCAATGGCAGGGTGGACGTCACCGCGCTCGCCGACGAGTTCACCGTGACCACCGAGACGATCCGCCGCGACCTCACCATCCTGGAACGGCACGGCGTGCTCCGGCGGGTGCACGGTGGGGCGATTCCGGTGGAACGGCTTGGCTTCGAACCCGCCCTCGCCACCCGCGAGGGCGTGATGATGACCGAGAAGGTCCGCATCGCCAAGGCGGCGCTCGCCGAACTTCCGGCCGAGGGCAGCATCCTGCTCGACGCCGGGTCCACCACCGCCCGGCTGGCCGATGAGCTGCCCAACGACCGGGAACTGACCGTGGTCACACACTCGGTCAACATCGCGCTGAGCCTCGCCGCCCGGCCGAACCTGACCCTGATGCTGGTCGGCGGGCGGCTGCGCAGCCGCACCCTCGCCACCGTGGACGCCTGGGCCCTGCAGGCACTCGACGCGACCTTCGTCGACGTCGCGTTCATCGCCACCAACGGCATCTCCGCCGAACGCGGCCTGACCACGCCGGACGCCGCCGAAGCCATGATCAAACGCGCGGCCATCGCCAGCAGCAGGCGCTGCGTGCTGCTGGCCGACCACACCAAGGTCGGCAATGACTGTTTCACCCGCTTCGCGGAACTCAAGGACATCGACACCTTCATCACCGACAGCGATGTCGACCCCGCGACGCTGGAGGAGATCGCCAACGCCGGGCCGCGCACCATCACGGTCTGA
- a CDS encoding AAA family ATPase has product MDVDFRGFLLERDHELAWAAGALDAAAAGTGGVVVIGGPPGAGRSALLDALAGAEQAAPFLPLRANGSAAEADHPLGLARQLLRPVLGTDQRPEPEGWPRGAAGHARRLLAAVPGTMTDARREVLLHGLHVLIGELGRDRPVLLLADDLQWADPPSLRWLGYLARRIVRMPILIACTIAEDCASTDPALLRELAATASRTLRPGPLSPPSVHRMAERVLGGACSEDLVLTCLRATGGNPGALVAVLSGLRDRHPRPARRWADVPAETVQVLLRDWRMACLAVQPEPVRALAGAVAVLDTDAGPELLRDLTGMTREEYKSAIQAMDRTGLLAGTGAPRLAHSTVRAAVMAELSAEATGRLHAGAARLLHEAGYPAERVAAHVLAAGGGQGPTERKVLRRAAGAALDRGAPGEAVRYLRAALAEESLTGLSRARLLVDLAVAGRGLDLATAARDLVSAVPRLGSAAERAAAALWLPPAFAATDPAAGALLRRVAGEQGVDRTGIGPPGRADSCGPSEAGWRLEARLRWLAIQEPAPPSECATRLRWLRDQEPVLADGGGRELLTVLAYRALLTGTLPAAELADVLDRVLEREPANAAHTYTALPALAHLAAGTDSVTALSGWLDLAAIAVAQQESAGARAVVNAERAVLLAGTGHLAGARDLAEGVLDGADPAWPEATTLAVLALATVALRTMDPEPGPRIRLAVRHSGDLRAITADRMVRGMADLVRGDPRAALDRFLDCGRQLACYQWAGPAFSWWRCWAAAAQQRLGDSAAALALADAQYQAALAWGSPMAVGQALRLRGTLTEGAAGIELLREAVTVLRASADQIELGAAILTLGRRLDATAAPGAARLLAESDRIAADRGARWLEPARPGAVTFPVPRITPAGRGALTGTEDAVVELVLRGWSNQRVADDLGVTRRAVEKNLTRVYRKLGVSGRAGLIGRLGAG; this is encoded by the coding sequence ATGGATGTTGATTTTCGTGGGTTCCTGCTGGAACGGGACCACGAGCTGGCCTGGGCGGCCGGGGCACTCGATGCTGCCGCGGCCGGAACGGGTGGGGTGGTCGTGATCGGCGGGCCACCCGGCGCCGGGCGGTCCGCGCTGCTGGACGCGCTCGCCGGGGCCGAGCAGGCCGCCCCGTTCCTGCCGCTGCGGGCGAACGGCTCCGCCGCGGAGGCCGACCATCCCCTCGGCCTCGCCCGGCAACTGCTGCGGCCGGTGCTCGGCACGGACCAGCGCCCCGAGCCGGAGGGCTGGCCGCGCGGAGCGGCGGGCCACGCGCGGCGGCTGCTCGCCGCCGTACCGGGCACGATGACCGACGCTCGCCGCGAGGTTCTGCTGCACGGGCTGCATGTGCTGATCGGCGAGCTGGGCAGGGACCGTCCGGTGCTGCTGCTCGCCGATGACCTGCAGTGGGCCGATCCGCCGTCGCTGCGCTGGCTCGGCTACCTCGCCAGACGGATCGTCCGGATGCCGATCCTCATCGCCTGCACCATCGCGGAGGACTGTGCGAGCACCGATCCCGCGCTGCTACGGGAGCTCGCGGCAACCGCCAGCCGCACCCTGCGGCCGGGCCCGCTGTCGCCGCCCAGCGTGCACCGGATGGCCGAGCGGGTGCTCGGCGGTGCCTGCTCGGAGGATCTCGTGCTGACCTGCCTGCGGGCGACCGGTGGCAACCCCGGTGCGCTGGTGGCGGTGCTGTCCGGCCTGCGGGATCGGCATCCCCGGCCCGCGCGGCGGTGGGCGGACGTGCCTGCCGAGACCGTCCAGGTGCTGTTGCGGGACTGGCGGATGGCCTGCCTCGCGGTGCAACCGGAACCCGTGCGTGCCCTCGCCGGGGCGGTGGCGGTGCTCGATACCGACGCGGGCCCGGAACTGCTGCGCGACCTCACCGGCATGACGAGGGAGGAGTACAAGTCGGCCATCCAGGCCATGGACCGGACCGGCCTGCTGGCAGGCACCGGCGCGCCGCGCCTGGCGCATTCCACCGTGCGGGCGGCGGTGATGGCCGAGCTGAGTGCCGAGGCGACCGGCCGCCTGCATGCCGGGGCCGCCCGGCTGTTGCACGAGGCCGGGTACCCCGCCGAGCGGGTGGCCGCACACGTACTGGCGGCCGGTGGCGGGCAGGGGCCCACCGAGCGCAAGGTGCTGCGCCGCGCGGCCGGCGCGGCCCTGGACCGGGGCGCCCCCGGCGAGGCCGTGCGGTACCTGCGTGCGGCGCTGGCCGAGGAGTCCCTGACCGGGCTCTCCAGGGCCCGCCTGCTGGTTGACCTCGCCGTGGCGGGGCGCGGGCTCGACCTCGCCACGGCGGCGCGGGACCTGGTGTCGGCCGTGCCGAGGCTGGGTTCCGCGGCCGAACGCGCCGCGGCCGCACTGTGGCTGCCCCCGGCGTTCGCCGCTACCGACCCCGCCGCCGGCGCGCTGCTGCGGCGGGTCGCGGGCGAGCAGGGCGTCGACCGCACCGGCATCGGCCCACCCGGCCGCGCGGACTCCTGCGGGCCGTCGGAGGCCGGGTGGCGGCTGGAGGCACGGCTGCGCTGGCTGGCCATCCAGGAACCCGCGCCGCCGTCGGAGTGCGCCACCCGGCTGCGATGGCTGCGGGACCAGGAGCCGGTGCTCGCCGACGGTGGGGGCCGCGAACTGCTGACGGTGCTCGCCTACCGGGCACTGCTGACCGGGACGCTGCCCGCGGCGGAGCTGGCGGATGTCCTCGACCGCGTGCTGGAGCGGGAACCGGCGAACGCGGCGCACACCTACACCGCCCTGCCCGCGCTGGCCCACCTCGCGGCCGGGACGGACTCGGTGACCGCCCTGTCCGGCTGGCTGGACCTGGCCGCGATCGCCGTGGCACAGCAGGAGTCCGCGGGCGCGCGGGCGGTGGTCAACGCCGAGCGGGCGGTGCTGCTGGCCGGGACCGGGCACCTTGCAGGCGCCAGGGACCTCGCGGAAGGCGTGCTGGACGGGGCCGATCCTGCCTGGCCGGAGGCCACCACCCTGGCGGTGCTGGCGCTGGCGACGGTCGCCCTGCGGACCATGGACCCCGAACCCGGCCCGCGGATCCGGCTGGCCGTGCGGCACTCCGGCGACCTGCGGGCGATCACCGCGGACCGCATGGTGCGCGGGATGGCGGACCTGGTGCGGGGCGACCCCCGGGCCGCGCTGGACCGGTTCCTCGACTGCGGGCGGCAGCTGGCCTGCTACCAATGGGCGGGCCCCGCTTTCTCCTGGTGGCGCTGCTGGGCCGCGGCCGCCCAGCAGCGGCTCGGCGATTCCGCCGCCGCGCTCGCGCTGGCCGATGCGCAGTACCAGGCGGCGCTGGCCTGGGGCAGCCCGATGGCCGTCGGGCAGGCGCTGCGCCTGCGCGGCACCCTGACCGAGGGTGCGGCCGGGATCGAACTGCTGCGCGAGGCCGTGACAGTGCTGCGCGCCTCCGCCGACCAGATCGAGCTTGGCGCGGCGATCCTGACGCTGGGCAGGCGGCTGGACGCCACCGCGGCGCCAGGGGCCGCCCGCCTGCTGGCCGAGTCCGACCGGATCGCGGCCGACCGCGGCGCCCGCTGGCTGGAACCGGCCCGGCCCGGCGCGGTCACCTTCCCGGTACCGCGGATCACCCCGGCCGGGCGCGGCGCACTGACCGGCACCGAGGACGCCGTGGTCGAACTGGTGCTGCGCGGCTGGAGCAACCAGCGGGTCGCGGACGACCTCGGGGTCACCCGGCGAGCGGTGGAGAAGAACCTGACCCGGGTGTACCGGAAACTCGGTGTGTCCGGGCGGGCCGGGCTGATCGGCAGGCTGGGTGCGGGGTGA
- a CDS encoding glycosyltransferase yields MMNPLRVLAAELARRGVPDLWFATDEYRRADVAGISATNPVEFASLGEPIPERSAATWDERTYRAATQADLFKAHQAQIEQGYDPSLQAAKYRALESAADKIQPALLVIDSMCQYGIDLAITKKIPYVLSTTFLPSVWLTTYVPFGRGHTSPWFPAPNSGLPYPMTAREQLANQLFKLRTMATFAKPRMLRVLAREHRTRAELGIAPQARRFLAKAERAELILCYSLPELEYPFRYPAHLRTVGALLPPLPEASGDGGELTAWLDRQDSVVYMGLGTVTRLAPHEVRSMVQVARRLDGRHSILWKLPAGQREFLPPAASLPGNLRIESWVPSQHDVLAHPKVRVFFTHGGGNGFHESLRHGKPMVIRPLWADGPDQAVRGRQRGVSLTLDHPHDLVPEDVTGKLTRVLRDRTFRARAEHYRNLMRAAGGREAAADLLQALPALG; encoded by the coding sequence ATGATGAACCCACTGCGCGTGCTGGCCGCCGAGCTCGCCCGCCGCGGGGTGCCGGATCTCTGGTTCGCCACCGACGAGTACCGGCGGGCGGACGTGGCGGGCATCTCCGCCACCAACCCGGTCGAGTTCGCCTCGCTCGGCGAGCCGATCCCGGAACGATCGGCGGCGACCTGGGACGAGCGGACCTACCGGGCGGCCACCCAGGCCGACCTTTTCAAGGCGCACCAGGCACAGATCGAGCAGGGCTACGATCCCAGCCTGCAGGCCGCCAAGTACCGCGCGCTGGAGTCGGCCGCCGACAAGATCCAGCCGGCGCTGCTGGTGATCGACAGCATGTGCCAGTACGGGATCGACCTGGCCATCACCAAGAAGATCCCCTACGTGCTGAGCACCACGTTCCTGCCCAGCGTGTGGCTGACCACCTACGTCCCGTTCGGCCGGGGCCACACCTCGCCATGGTTCCCGGCGCCGAACTCCGGCCTGCCCTACCCGATGACCGCACGCGAGCAACTGGCCAACCAGTTGTTCAAGCTACGGACGATGGCCACCTTCGCCAAACCGCGCATGCTCCGGGTGCTGGCGCGGGAGCACCGCACCCGCGCGGAACTCGGGATCGCGCCGCAGGCACGACGGTTCCTTGCCAAGGCCGAGCGGGCGGAGCTGATCCTGTGTTACTCGCTGCCGGAGCTGGAGTACCCCTTCCGCTACCCGGCGCACCTGCGCACCGTGGGCGCGCTGCTGCCGCCCCTGCCGGAGGCGTCCGGGGACGGCGGGGAGCTCACCGCATGGCTGGACCGGCAGGACTCGGTCGTCTACATGGGACTCGGCACGGTCACCAGGCTGGCCCCGCACGAGGTCCGGTCGATGGTGCAGGTCGCGCGCAGGCTCGACGGCAGGCACTCGATCCTGTGGAAGCTGCCCGCGGGGCAGCGGGAGTTCTTACCACCGGCGGCGAGCCTCCCCGGCAACCTCCGGATCGAGTCCTGGGTGCCGTCCCAGCATGATGTGCTGGCACATCCCAAGGTCCGGGTGTTCTTCACGCATGGAGGCGGCAACGGTTTCCACGAGAGCCTCCGGCACGGCAAGCCGATGGTCATCCGGCCATTGTGGGCGGACGGGCCGGACCAGGCGGTACGCGGCAGGCAGCGGGGCGTCAGCCTGACGCTGGACCACCCGCACGACCTCGTGCCGGAGGATGTGACCGGCAAACTCACCCGCGTGCTGCGGGACCGCACCTTCCGCGCCCGCGCGGAGCACTACCGGAACCTGATGCGCGCGGCGGGCGGGAGGGAGGCGGCCGCCGACCTGTTACAGGCCCTGCCCGCACTCGGCTGA
- a CDS encoding 1-phosphofructokinase family hexose kinase — translation MIVTVTLNPSVDRTIEVEGFRRGTLLRGTGGQVESGGKGINVTKALSANRVDSVAVLPVGGAEGRHLGDLLAAEGVPAVLVPVRPPTRSNVSVVEPDGTVTKLNERGGGLSGPELAAIRDAVVGHLPGAAWVVLAGSLPADVPDTSYGDAVRRLREAEVPVAVDTSGSALVEAIKNGPNLVKPNLVELESVVQRRLATLGEVVAAARLVQGAGAGTVLASLGSDGAVLVEPDGRAWHGEAVAARCSAVGAGDALLAGFLAAGAVGPDALGEGLRWAAAAVSLPGSRMPEPDDIQRVRVQVHPEYAPHRRLVDRS, via the coding sequence ATGATCGTGACGGTGACCCTGAACCCGAGCGTCGACCGGACGATCGAGGTGGAAGGGTTCCGGCGGGGCACCCTGCTGCGGGGCACCGGTGGCCAGGTCGAGTCCGGTGGCAAGGGCATCAATGTGACGAAGGCGCTCTCGGCCAACCGGGTGGACTCGGTGGCGGTGCTCCCGGTCGGTGGTGCCGAGGGCAGGCACCTCGGCGATCTGCTTGCCGCCGAAGGGGTTCCGGCCGTCCTGGTGCCGGTGCGGCCGCCCACCCGGTCCAATGTCAGCGTGGTGGAGCCGGACGGCACGGTCACCAAGCTGAACGAGCGCGGCGGCGGCCTCTCCGGGCCGGAACTGGCCGCCATCCGCGACGCGGTCGTGGGCCACCTGCCCGGTGCGGCCTGGGTGGTGCTCGCCGGCAGCCTGCCTGCCGACGTCCCGGACACCAGCTACGGCGACGCGGTGCGCAGGCTGCGGGAGGCCGAGGTCCCGGTGGCGGTGGACACCAGTGGGAGCGCGCTGGTCGAGGCGATCAAGAACGGCCCGAACCTGGTCAAGCCGAATCTCGTCGAACTGGAGAGCGTGGTGCAGCGGCGGCTGGCGACCCTCGGCGAGGTGGTGGCGGCGGCACGCCTGGTGCAGGGGGCCGGTGCGGGCACGGTGCTGGCCAGCCTCGGCTCGGACGGGGCGGTGCTGGTCGAGCCGGACGGCCGGGCCTGGCACGGGGAGGCGGTCGCGGCCCGGTGCAGCGCGGTCGGTGCCGGGGACGCGCTGCTGGCCGGGTTTCTCGCCGCGGGTGCGGTCGGGCCGGACGCGCTGGGTGAGGGGCTGCGCTGGGCCGCGGCAGCGGTGTCGCTGCCGGGCAGCAGGATGCCGGAGCCGGACGACATCCAGCGGGTGCGGGTGCAGGTGCATCCGGAGTACGCGCCGCACCGGCGGCTGGTGGACCGCAGCTGA
- a CDS encoding LuxR C-terminal-related transcriptional regulator has protein sequence MTDENLDPTPAPELPGGNGVFRAFFDRTGIRAANLDDQLRVVEASVDFGKEFGVSVPSLRGEPLPDLLHPSVRGSVAQQFSWLAEGQRPRFVERVLAMRSGNSVFGGELTGFAVYGPAGQVDSLMALLRPEQGDRGNHVVVGRKKLLTELDARILEGVAAGASTVQLAALVYLSCGGVEYHLTALLRMMKVRNRSALVAKAFSMGLFGVGGWPPRVLPEYVH, from the coding sequence ATGACGGACGAGAACCTGGACCCCACGCCTGCCCCCGAACTTCCCGGCGGCAACGGGGTGTTCCGGGCCTTCTTCGACCGGACCGGAATTCGTGCGGCCAATCTGGACGATCAGCTCCGGGTGGTCGAGGCGAGCGTCGACTTCGGCAAGGAGTTCGGCGTCTCGGTACCGTCCCTGCGCGGCGAGCCGCTGCCGGACCTGCTGCACCCCAGCGTGCGCGGCAGTGTGGCGCAGCAGTTCAGCTGGCTGGCCGAGGGGCAGCGGCCACGGTTCGTGGAACGGGTGCTGGCGATGCGCTCCGGCAACTCGGTGTTCGGCGGGGAGCTGACCGGCTTCGCCGTGTACGGCCCCGCGGGCCAGGTGGACAGCCTGATGGCGCTGCTACGGCCCGAGCAGGGGGATCGGGGCAACCATGTGGTGGTCGGCCGCAAGAAGCTGCTGACCGAACTGGACGCCCGCATTCTGGAGGGGGTGGCCGCGGGCGCCTCCACCGTGCAGCTGGCCGCGCTGGTCTATCTCAGCTGCGGCGGCGTGGAGTACCACCTCACGGCGCTACTGCGGATGATGAAGGTGCGCAACCGTTCCGCCCTGGTCGCCAAGGCGTTCTCGATGGGCCTGTTCGGCGTCGGCGGCTGGCCTCCCCGGGTGCTGCCGGAGTACGTGCACTGA
- a CDS encoding DegT/DnrJ/EryC1/StrS family aminotransferase produces the protein MTVKYPVAKPSLAGNELAYVSDAINEGWISSHGAYVPRLEQDFAAYNGMRHGVACASGTAALALALRALGIGPGDEVLVPEFTMIACAWAVTHVGATPVFVDCGADLNIDVSAVEDKITASTKVIMPVHIYGRQCDMDEIMRIAFDYNLRVVEDSAEAHGIRPVADIACFSFDATKIMTAGEGGICLTDDPRLAGQLAHLHSWAYSRDLRFLHKKLGFNFRMTNMQAAVALAQLERLDEMLRQRAEIERRYDEGLAGTPGLTLMPPRDVLWTYDLRASRMPQLREFLAEDGIETRPFFQPMSRQPPYFDQEWPALNAARFATDGLLLPTYVGMAVSEQEHIIGRIREFYRAG, from the coding sequence ATGACTGTGAAGTACCCGGTTGCCAAGCCCAGCCTCGCCGGAAACGAGCTGGCGTACGTGAGCGACGCGATCAACGAGGGCTGGATCTCCTCGCATGGAGCCTACGTACCACGGCTGGAACAAGATTTCGCCGCCTACAACGGCATGCGGCACGGTGTCGCCTGCGCCTCGGGCACCGCCGCACTCGCGCTCGCGCTGCGCGCGCTGGGGATCGGCCCCGGCGACGAGGTACTGGTTCCCGAGTTCACGATGATCGCCTGCGCCTGGGCCGTCACCCACGTGGGCGCGACCCCGGTGTTCGTCGACTGCGGCGCGGACCTGAACATCGACGTCTCCGCGGTCGAAGACAAGATCACCGCTAGCACCAAGGTGATCATGCCGGTGCACATCTACGGCAGGCAGTGCGATATGGACGAGATCATGCGGATCGCCTTCGACTACAACCTTCGCGTGGTCGAGGATTCCGCCGAGGCGCACGGCATCCGGCCGGTGGCGGACATCGCCTGCTTCTCCTTCGACGCCACCAAGATCATGACTGCTGGGGAGGGCGGGATCTGCCTGACCGACGACCCCCGGCTGGCCGGTCAGCTGGCACACCTGCACAGCTGGGCCTACTCCCGCGACCTCCGGTTCCTGCACAAGAAGCTCGGCTTCAACTTCCGGATGACGAACATGCAGGCCGCCGTGGCGCTCGCACAGCTGGAACGGCTCGACGAGATGCTTCGGCAACGCGCGGAGATCGAGCGCCGGTACGACGAGGGACTGGCGGGAACGCCAGGGCTCACCCTGATGCCGCCCCGGGACGTGCTGTGGACCTACGATCTGCGGGCGAGCCGGATGCCGCAGCTGCGGGAGTTCCTCGCCGAGGACGGGATCGAGACCCGGCCGTTCTTCCAGCCGATGAGCAGGCAACCGCCGTACTTCGACCAGGAATGGCCCGCGCTGAACGCCGCCCGGTTCGCCACGGACGGGTTGCTGCTGCCGACCTACGTCGGGATGGCGGTGAGCGAGCAGGAGCACATCATCGGCCGGATCCGCGAGTTCTACCGCGCGGGGTGA